A section of the Anabaena cylindrica PCC 7122 genome encodes:
- a CDS encoding helix-turn-helix domain-containing protein has protein sequence MTDYIRMKTSSGNVFADLGLPNPDEMLVKAELARKISNAITARHITQAEAAELLGIDQPKVSALMRGRLTGFSLERMFRFLNTLGIDVEITVKPTSKNNARITVV, from the coding sequence ATGACAGACTATATTCGTATGAAAACCAGCAGCGGTAATGTATTCGCTGATTTAGGTTTACCCAACCCAGATGAAATGCTAGTAAAAGCAGAATTAGCTCGTAAAATTAGTAATGCTATCACTGCTCGTCATATCACCCAAGCAGAAGCAGCTGAATTATTAGGAATTGATCAACCAAAAGTTTCGGCTTTAATGAGAGGAAGACTTACAGGTTTTTCTCTAGAAAGAATGTTTAGATTTCTCAATACATTGGGAATTGATGTTGAAATTACAGTCAAACCTACATCTAAAAATAATGCACGGATAACTGTAGTTTAA
- a CDS encoding low molecular weight protein tyrosine phosphatase family protein: protein MKKLLFLCSQNKLRSPTAEAVFSEYPGLEVESAGLDRTADNPVSTESINWADIIFVMEKSHKSKLSKNFQPFLKGKRVICLDIPDEYEYMELALIELLQQKVLPLLGTFS, encoded by the coding sequence ATGAAAAAGCTATTATTCCTCTGTAGCCAAAATAAACTGCGTAGTCCTACCGCTGAAGCTGTGTTTTCAGAATATCCAGGACTAGAGGTAGAATCTGCTGGTTTGGACAGAACAGCCGATAACCCAGTTTCTACAGAATCTATTAACTGGGCTGATATTATTTTTGTAATGGAAAAATCCCACAAAAGCAAGCTATCTAAGAATTTTCAGCCATTTCTCAAGGGTAAAAGGGTGATCTGTTTAGACATTCCCGATGAGTATGAATATATGGAACTTGCTTTAATTGAGTTGTTACAACAGAAAGTTCTGCCGCTATTGGGAACATTTAGTTGA
- a CDS encoding response regulator, translating into MNNLKSMETKLLFQEFQICTQLQYNGQLKIQTLQGKSWIFYYSLGQLVWATGGIHPSRRLRRNIAQFCPQIDTNKLFLNSEDTSLDYWDYQLLENLHQDQKIQLNQINAIAESTISELLFDLVQQANFNSFNCERNQEVILRLQTSSTNANMFLQQMQNCWNNWSQAGLASLSPDLAPVLLKPEKLRQQVSPNVYKNFENLINGKHTLWDLAVKMKQSVLSVSRSLLPYIQQGITKLVEVPDLPLAVARVKNSHMITRINSGNIPLIACVDDSPQVCQILERIITSNGMRFLKIQDPLQALPILIQNKPDLIFLDLMMPGMNGYELCTSLRRTTTFANTPLAILTGSNGAFDRARAKVFGATDFINKPISIDKIWSIVDKYLSTAPKNVHLSNSCFLPSVNDESLCTSS; encoded by the coding sequence ATGAATAATCTAAAATCTATGGAAACTAAACTACTCTTTCAAGAATTTCAAATCTGTACACAACTGCAATACAACGGACAGTTAAAAATTCAAACCTTACAAGGAAAAAGTTGGATTTTCTATTACAGTCTGGGACAGTTAGTTTGGGCAACAGGAGGGATTCACCCCTCTCGTCGATTACGTAGAAATATCGCTCAATTCTGTCCTCAGATTGATACTAATAAATTATTTTTAAATTCTGAAGATACCTCACTAGATTACTGGGATTATCAACTTTTAGAAAACTTACATCAAGACCAGAAAATCCAACTAAATCAAATTAATGCTATTGCCGAAAGTACTATATCAGAACTTTTGTTTGATTTAGTTCAGCAGGCAAATTTCAACTCTTTTAATTGTGAACGTAATCAAGAGGTAATACTACGACTACAAACTTCTTCCACTAATGCAAATATGTTTCTCCAGCAAATGCAAAACTGCTGGAATAATTGGTCACAAGCTGGTTTAGCAAGCTTGTCTCCTGACTTGGCACCAGTTCTACTAAAACCAGAAAAACTCCGGCAGCAAGTTAGCCCAAATGTCTACAAAAACTTTGAGAACTTAATCAACGGTAAACATACTCTGTGGGATTTAGCCGTCAAAATGAAACAGAGTGTATTATCAGTTTCTCGTTCATTATTACCCTATATTCAGCAAGGAATCACAAAACTTGTAGAAGTTCCTGATTTACCATTAGCAGTTGCAAGAGTTAAAAATAGCCATATGATTACACGCATTAATAGTGGGAACATTCCTCTCATTGCTTGTGTAGATGATAGCCCTCAAGTTTGTCAAATTCTAGAGCGCATCATTACCTCAAATGGAATGAGGTTTCTCAAGATTCAAGATCCTCTGCAAGCTTTACCGATTCTGATTCAAAATAAACCAGACTTGATTTTCTTAGATTTGATGATGCCAGGTATGAATGGTTACGAACTTTGCACTAGTTTGCGACGCACTACCACTTTCGCCAACACACCACTAGCTATTTTAACAGGAAGTAATGGTGCTTTTGATAGAGCTAGAGCTAAGGTATTTGGTGCTACAGATTTTATTAATAAACCTATATCAATTGATAAAATTTGGAGCATAGTAGATAAATATTTAAGCACTGCACCCAAAAATGTGCATCTATCCAATTCCTGCTTCCTCCCTTCTGTAAATGACGAATCTTTATGCACATCTAGTTAA
- a CDS encoding hybrid sensor histidine kinase/response regulator: MNNFQSYPCKANILIVDDTPNNLHLLSSMLEEQGYEVRCANSGAIALKAVEIEHPDIILLDINMPNMNGYEVCERLKLDKQTQAIPVIFLSALSETIDKVRAFKTGGIDYITKPFQLEEVLARIETQLSLRQMQQELQKAKDQALKALKKEQELNRLKSEFVSMISHDFRNPLTSIQGFAGLLECGDDIPTPEMLNRYINKINNAVDQLLSLLDEILLIGKIEVGKMQYEPVLVDLENFCKELIDSLQYSLGNQHLICFNCASNSTKAEMDLILLQRILTNLLSNAIKYSPSRSEIYLDLECQNHITIFKVRDQGIGIPLENQSHLFEAFYRCSNVGNIKGTGLGLAIVKKCVEVHQGNISLESRENLGTTFIVSLPRYAQSEF; the protein is encoded by the coding sequence ATGAATAATTTTCAGTCCTATCCCTGTAAAGCTAACATTCTAATTGTTGATGACACACCAAACAACCTACATTTACTGTCCAGTATGCTGGAGGAACAGGGATATGAGGTACGTTGTGCCAATAGCGGTGCGATCGCACTCAAGGCAGTGGAAATCGAGCATCCAGATATCATATTACTAGATATCAATATGCCTAACATGAATGGCTACGAAGTCTGTGAGCGCTTAAAATTGGATAAACAGACTCAAGCTATACCAGTAATTTTTCTTAGCGCACTCAGCGAAACAATAGATAAGGTTAGAGCTTTTAAAACAGGAGGGATAGATTACATTACCAAACCTTTTCAGTTAGAAGAAGTTCTGGCTCGAATTGAGACTCAATTAAGCCTAAGACAAATGCAACAAGAACTACAAAAAGCAAAAGATCAAGCTCTTAAAGCTTTAAAAAAAGAGCAAGAACTTAATCGGCTTAAATCAGAATTTGTCTCCATGATTTCCCATGATTTTCGTAATCCACTCACTAGTATTCAAGGTTTTGCAGGGTTGCTTGAATGTGGTGATGACATTCCTACTCCAGAAATGCTCAACCGTTACATTAACAAGATTAATAATGCTGTTGACCAACTGCTTTCCTTGCTAGATGAGATACTCCTCATTGGGAAAATAGAAGTAGGTAAAATGCAGTATGAGCCTGTATTAGTTGACTTAGAAAATTTTTGTAAAGAACTTATTGATAGTCTGCAATATAGTTTGGGTAATCAACATCTAATCTGTTTTAATTGCGCTAGCAACTCCACAAAAGCAGAGATGGATTTAATATTACTCCAGCGTATCCTCACCAACTTACTTTCCAATGCTATTAAGTATTCTCCTTCTAGATCTGAAATTTATTTAGATTTAGAATGTCAGAATCATATTACTATCTTCAAAGTACGTGATCAGGGAATAGGAATTCCCTTAGAAAACCAATCACACTTGTTTGAAGCATTTTACCGCTGTAGTAATGTAGGTAACATCAAAGGAACGGGTTTAGGATTAGCAATTGTGAAAAAATGTGTTGAAGTTCATCAAGGAAATATTTCATTGGAGAGTCGAGAGAACTTAGGTACAACATTTATTGTATCCTTACCTCGTTATGCTCAGAGTGAGTTTTAA
- a CDS encoding response regulator, with the protein MRILLVDDDETIVKVLTNVLQKQNYVVDVASDGETGWEYIESFQYDLVLLDVMLPKLDGISFCRRLREIKNPVLVMLLTACDTTNDKLMGLDSGADDYVVKPFNVEELAARIRALIRRGSTSSSVVLMCGELRLDPNLHEVTYGSQLLKFSRKEYLLVELFFRNQKRIYSCGDIVNHLWAFDDELPNESTVRSHIKNIRRELKAVGAGDFLETVYGQGYRINSAFLSTKNDQLVVNSAKQETLDNSIVQIWQQTKNLTFERLTALEQFISTLVVGLFDEISHQKAIQNAHKLVGSLGMFGFEQGSNLARQIEIFLESDFKSPSHFTVVYQQKIAQKLEPLVIALRQEIEGSAKEIINLSNIDEEFKLFNPINATILAVDDDPQILMTLRILLEPLGVQLTCLENPENFWETLRLTYPDFLILDINMPSGTEGLDLCWDIRQNRDWNWLPILFLTSCADAETLQKAFTNGADDYLTKPIVPKELFTRIVNRLQRIQTLRNKT; encoded by the coding sequence ATGAGGATTTTACTAGTAGATGATGATGAAACTATAGTGAAAGTTTTGACTAATGTGCTACAGAAACAAAATTATGTGGTAGATGTAGCCAGCGATGGTGAGACTGGTTGGGAGTACATAGAAAGCTTTCAATATGATCTAGTATTGTTGGATGTGATGCTCCCTAAACTGGATGGGATCAGCTTCTGTCGTCGTTTGAGAGAGATAAAAAATCCAGTTTTGGTAATGTTACTGACTGCTTGTGATACCACAAATGATAAGCTTATGGGGCTAGACAGCGGAGCAGATGATTATGTTGTCAAGCCATTTAATGTTGAAGAACTGGCTGCCCGTATCCGTGCCTTAATCCGTAGAGGAAGTACATCTAGTTCTGTGGTACTCATGTGTGGTGAATTACGCCTTGATCCCAATCTGCATGAAGTAACTTATGGATCACAGTTACTAAAGTTTAGCCGCAAAGAGTATCTTTTAGTAGAGTTGTTTTTTCGCAATCAAAAACGGATTTACAGTTGCGGAGATATTGTTAATCATCTGTGGGCATTTGATGATGAGCTACCCAATGAATCTACAGTTAGATCACATATTAAAAATATTCGCCGTGAGTTAAAAGCAGTTGGTGCTGGTGATTTCCTAGAAACGGTATATGGTCAAGGATATCGAATTAATTCTGCTTTCCTTTCCACAAAAAATGATCAATTAGTTGTTAATTCAGCTAAACAAGAAACTTTAGATAACTCTATTGTCCAAATATGGCAGCAGACTAAAAACTTAACTTTTGAACGTTTGACCGCTTTGGAACAATTTATATCCACTTTAGTAGTTGGTTTATTTGATGAGATCTCACACCAAAAAGCAATTCAAAATGCCCATAAACTTGTGGGATCTCTGGGTATGTTTGGCTTTGAACAGGGGAGCAATTTGGCTCGACAAATAGAAATTTTCTTGGAGTCAGATTTTAAATCTCCATCGCACTTTACGGTAGTTTACCAACAAAAAATTGCTCAAAAATTAGAACCGTTAGTAATTGCTTTACGTCAAGAAATAGAAGGCTCTGCTAAAGAGATAATTAATTTAAGTAATATAGACGAAGAATTTAAGTTATTTAACCCGATCAATGCCACAATTCTAGCCGTTGATGATGATCCACAAATTCTGATGACCTTAAGAATATTATTAGAACCTTTAGGAGTACAGTTAACTTGTTTAGAAAATCCAGAAAATTTTTGGGAAACATTAAGACTGACTTACCCAGATTTTCTGATTCTCGATATTAATATGCCCAGTGGAACTGAAGGGTTAGATTTGTGTTGGGATATACGTCAAAATCGTGACTGGAACTGGCTACCAATATTATTTCTGACTAGCTGTGCTGATGCGGAAACTTTGCAGAAAGCCTTTACCAATGGAGCAGATGATTACCTAACCAAGCCAATTGTCCCGAAGGAATTATTTACCAGAATTGTCAACCGTCTCCAGCGCATCCAAACACTCAGAAATAAGACGTGA
- a CDS encoding response regulator yields the protein MKRKTVLVIDDEDDIREVAKISLEIMAGLKVILARTSHEGIQKAETEQPDAILLDVMLPDLDGVKTFQKLQSNPLTQNIPVILLTAKVQASDQRLFADLGVRALIAKPFKPAQLAEKLLLALGWSHGNIVD from the coding sequence ATGAAAAGAAAAACAGTTTTGGTGATTGATGATGAAGATGATATTCGGGAGGTTGCAAAAATCAGCCTAGAAATTATGGCAGGATTAAAAGTTATCTTAGCTAGAACCAGCCATGAAGGAATACAAAAAGCTGAGACTGAACAACCTGATGCTATTTTACTAGATGTGATGTTACCAGATCTCGATGGGGTCAAGACATTTCAGAAACTCCAGTCCAACCCATTAACTCAGAATATTCCAGTTATTTTGCTAACTGCCAAAGTACAGGCATCTGATCAACGACTCTTTGCGGATTTGGGTGTTCGAGCGCTGATTGCTAAACCCTTTAAGCCGGCTCAATTAGCTGAAAAGTTATTACTAGCTCTTGGTTGGAGTCATGGAAATATTGTGGATTAA
- a CDS encoding putative bifunctional diguanylate cyclase/phosphodiesterase, with protein MTNILDSNLHFNDAANLEIKDENFFLGISHELRTPLTAIQVALDLLSSGKLGNNLSPQELRMVEIATKNTERLMRLTNAIEREPEAQTLFLSPAEFAHLRLERDLKMALTRNEFKLCYQPIVSLTNNQISGFEALIRWQHPTWGIIYPDKFIPLAEEKGLIIDIGFWVLQEACRQLCSWQQHSPDLFNSLTMSVNVSSKQLALPLLVEQVKQVLQETGLQPHNLVIEITESAIIDNQVNAHKTLADLQNLGVRLYIDDFGTGYSSLSRLYELPLDVLKIDRSFVQKLDCSSGNHIVQAIANLAHNLGLEVIAEGVETVEQMNKLQLIGCNQGQGYFFAKPLENHEIVDFLFNQSTAVS; from the coding sequence ATGACAAATATCCTAGATTCAAATCTACACTTTAATGATGCTGCTAATCTAGAAATTAAGGATGAAAATTTCTTCTTGGGTATCAGTCATGAATTGCGTACCCCTTTGACAGCAATTCAGGTTGCTCTTGATCTGTTAAGTTCAGGCAAGCTCGGCAATAATCTTTCGCCGCAGGAACTACGGATGGTGGAGATTGCGACCAAAAATACAGAACGGCTGATGCGGCTGACGAATGCCATTGAACGAGAGCCAGAAGCTCAAACTCTCTTCCTGTCACCGGCAGAATTTGCTCACCTGCGGTTGGAGCGAGATCTAAAAATGGCGTTGACTCGCAATGAGTTTAAGCTGTGCTATCAGCCAATAGTTTCCTTGACAAACAATCAAATTAGCGGTTTTGAAGCTTTGATTCGCTGGCAACACCCCACTTGGGGGATTATCTATCCTGACAAATTTATTCCTCTGGCAGAGGAAAAAGGCTTGATTATTGACATAGGTTTTTGGGTTTTACAAGAGGCTTGTCGTCAACTTTGTAGCTGGCAACAGCATTCTCCTGACCTTTTTAACTCCTTGACGATGAGTGTAAATGTCTCTAGTAAACAGTTGGCACTTCCTCTTTTAGTGGAACAAGTGAAGCAAGTTTTGCAGGAAACTGGTCTACAGCCTCACAACTTAGTAATAGAAATTACTGAGAGTGCTATAATTGATAACCAGGTAAATGCTCATAAAACTTTAGCGGACTTACAAAATTTAGGAGTTCGGTTGTATATAGATGATTTCGGCACGGGTTATTCTTCCCTGAGCCGACTTTATGAACTGCCATTAGATGTCTTAAAGATTGATCGTTCTTTTGTACAGAAGTTGGATTGTTCCAGCGGCAACCACATAGTTCAAGCGATCGCCAACCTAGCACATAACTTAGGACTTGAGGTAATTGCCGAGGGGGTAGAAACAGTTGAACAAATGAACAAGCTTCAATTAATCGGTTGTAATCAAGGACAGGGATATTTCTTTGCCAAGCCCTTAGAAAATCATGAGATTGTAGATTTTTTATTCAATCAGTCTACAGCCGTTAGCTAA